One Ranitomeya variabilis isolate aRanVar5 chromosome 5, aRanVar5.hap1, whole genome shotgun sequence DNA window includes the following coding sequences:
- the TMEM243 gene encoding transmembrane protein 243, with translation MTEEDTPFVMDDYTTRTYGTGGLDNRPLFGETSARDRIINLIVGGLTSVLVLVTFISAFVFPQPPPKPVNVFFAVCIFLCSITGLVLIFWYRQGDLEPKFRNLIYYILFSIVMLCICANLYFHDVGK, from the exons ATGACTGAAGAAGACACTCCGTTTGTGATGGACGACTATACCACTAGGACCTATGGCACCGGTGGTCTGGACAACAGACCTTTGTTCGGGGAAACCTCTGCGAGG GATAGAATCATCAACCTCATTGTTGGTGGGTTAACGTCAGTGCTGGTCCTG GTAACCTTCATCAGTGCTTTTGTTTTTCCTCAACCACCTCCAAAACCAGTGAATGTCTTCTTTGCGGTCTGCATATTCTTGTGTTCCATTACTGGTCTTGTACTG ATTTTTTGGTATCGACAAGGAGACCTGGAACCCAAGTTCAGGAATCTgatctattatatattattttcTATAGTCATGTTATGTATATGTGCCAACCTATACTTTCATGATGTGGGGAAATGA